One region of Oryza sativa Japonica Group chromosome 5, ASM3414082v1 genomic DNA includes:
- the LOC136356618 gene encoding uncharacterized protein — protein MLEKVVVQRGDEPTRRNGPFSSSPAATAPLPAVALSLPCRWTPPAAPTALPERRPAVPSPSSASQPPPLPRSALCFAGKAPETRPRRQNSGVAATVPPPAATVAFPVRRPTSPPPPSAPRRRPHPRHHLLLARSSPEWPPRRRPVPPRLRPAPVRRRYADRRRRVVLSSSCSSVSPEHRRPCWPLHPHRRRRPFGRPFILAGSSSRGAASVVGFAAARSTSSPSPCSCRRLPSSSPRWPRSSSSSSSRRSRSSWRSSLRQAVLVRRPRLSSVPLQPRRRLRPRLRVVTPRAGRVSPSSKDRRRSRPLAVRPRSSRPPPPRPFVVVVPTPRRVVACSFACVLRVASVVPEVPEAWFVVVAKGSEGRSL, from the exons ATgttggagaaggtggtggtgcagcggggcgacgagccgacgaggaggaatgg CCCTTTCTCGAGCTCCCCCGCGGCCACAGcacccctccccgccgtcgccctctctctcccgtgccgctggacgcctccagccgcccctaccGCCTTGCCTGAGCGCcgcccggccgtgccgtcgccttcctcggcctcgcagccacctcctctccctcggtcagccctctgtttcgcggggaaagcaccggagacgcgtcctcgccggcaaaacagtggcgttgccgccactgttccacctccggccgccactgtcgcgtttcccgtgcgccggccgacgtcgccaccacctccctcggctccgcgacgccgccctcatccccggcatcacctcctcctcgcccgaagctcgccggagtggcctcctcgtcggcgtccagtACCTCCCCGCCTCCGGCCGGCTCCTGTACGTCGCCGGTACGCCGATCGACGTCGCCGCGTTGTCCTCTCCTCCAGCTGCTCCTCtgtttcgccggaacaccgtcgcccgtGCTGGCCTCTCCATCCTCATCGTCGCCGACGTCCCTTCGGCCGcccgttcatcctcgccggctcgtcgtctcgcggtgccgcctccgtcgtcggattcgcagcggcgcgttccacgtcgtccccgtctccgtgcagctgccgccggctgccctcgtcgtctcctcgctggccccggtcgtcgtcgtcgtcgtcctcccgtcgttcccggtcgtcgtggcgttcgtccctccgtcaagccgttctcgtccgtcgtccgcgtttgtcaagtgtgccgctgcagccccgtcgtcgtcttcgtcctcgacTCCGCGTCGTCacgcctcgtgccggccgcgtctcgccttcgtccaaggatcgccgccgaagtcgtcccctcgccgttcgtcccCGTAgttcccggccgcctccgccgcgcccgttcgtcgttgtcgttcccacgcctcgtcgcgtggtg gcttgtagctttgcttgtgtgcttcgcgtagcttctgtcgttccggaggttcccgaagcgtggttcgtggtcgtcgccaaaggttcggaaggccgttctctctga